CCGGAATAAAGCAGCCTCCAATGTAGCAGTCCCCGAAGTCACTAACGCCGCCTCAGCTTGTTGTAGCAGGCGGTAGGTCTGACTGAAAAGGATATTCACCTTCGCATCACCTATATATTCGTGATAATAATCGGGAGAAATACCGGGTGCACCAGCCAAAACCAACTGGTATTCCGGAAAAGCAGAAGCTGCCCGAAGCATATCGGGCAGATTATCCTTTATTTCCTGCTTCCGGCTACCTGCCAGCAAAGCAATGATCGGCTTAGAATTCAAGTTGTTTTCACGAACAAAGTCATCAAAGGTTTCAGGGTGCTCTGCACGGAAGAGGGTCACTTCATCTACCGTAGGATTACCTACATAATGTATCGGGTAGTGATGTTTGTCTTCAAAGAATTCCACCTCGAACGGCAGAATAGAAAACAATTCATCCACATCCCGCTTGATATTCTTGATGCGGTATTCTTTCCAGGCCCATATCTTCGGAGAGATATAGTAATAGACAGGGATATGTGTCTTCGCACGCAAAAACTTGGCTATACTCAGGTTGAAACCGGGGTAATCCACCAATATCACCACATCGGGCTGCCAGGCAACGATATCTTCCTTGCAGCGCCTCATATTGGCAAAGATGGTACGCAAGTGCAGCAACACCGGGATAAATCCCATATACGCCAACTCCTTATAATGCTTCACCATCGTTCCGCCAACCGCCGCCATCAAGTCTCCCCCGAAGAAGCGGAATTCCGCCTGCGGGTCTTCTACCTTCAAAGCAGCCATCAGATGAGACGCGTGCAGGTCACCAGAAGCTTCACCGACAATCAAATAATACTTCATATCAATTGTCAATTGTCAATTGAATTAAAACCAAGATTGTAACTCATCAATAAGATTGTAAGCCGTAACATCCACCGTAGTTGGAGTGATGGCTACATAGCCGTTATCGAGTGCCCAATGGTCGTTCTTCTCATTATCAGGGTCCGTATTCTGGAATTCACCGGTCAGCCAATAATAATGAGTATCGCCACGATGTGCAAAGTTTTCCCATTCATTCGTCCATTGTCCTTTGGATTGCTCACACACTTTAACACCTTTCAGCTCTTTTACATTCGGGAAGTTCACATTGAGACAAGTCAACGGTGGCAGTCCTTTTTCCAGAACCTGACGGGCAATCTCGCGGATATAAGGTCCCGAAGGTTCAAAATCAGGGTTCGGATCATGACAGCAAAGAGAGTAACCAATAGAGGGAACTCCTTTGAGGCAACCTTCAATTACCACTCCCATCGTACCGGAATAGTGTACATTCACAGCAGAATTATCTCCATGATTGATACCGCCGACTACCAAATCCGGTTTGCGGTCGAGCACTGTATGGAAGGCAAGCTTCACACAGTCTACCGGAGAACCGGAACATTTGTAAATCGTAAGTCCTACATCTTTACGTACCAACTGATAATGAATAGGTTCGGTCACTGTCAGCGCGCTCGCATTGCCCGAACGCGGTGCATCCGGCGCCATTACTACGATTTCTCCCAACGGACGGAGAAACTTTATCAACTCACTAATACCTTTCGCAATGACTCCATCGTCATTGGATATTAATATCAAAGGTCTCTGATTTTCCATATTTATCCTAATTTTCAGTGCAAAAATAGCAAAAGAGAACCGGATATCAAGCTTCGAAGACTTAATATATTAAATCCATACACTTAATCTATTAATTCCTCTTGGATGCTTCCTTCATTCATCATGTTACTATGCAGCACTGAAGGCTTAGCAAAAAGGTCCTGTGAGTTATGAAGTAATTAGCCCCTAATCATTCTCTTCTTAATGATGTCTGTCATCCCCTCCCGTTGTACTTAACACTATGTTGCGTGCAACATGAGCTTCATTCCCGGCAGCATCCGTACAATAAACCATCAGGTGATAATCTCCCGGAGTAGCATTAGCGGGTATCACGATATCATGGTGATGAATATGCGCCGTTCTTTGTTCCGACACATCATACGACCTGTTAAAAGTGAAATCCACAGTAGTCCCCGTAGCCCGGGTATCGTGCGAATGATGATCGAAATTATTATGAATCTCTATCTTATACGATTTTAGCATAACATCATCCGATAGCTCCATCTCAAAATGCACACCGTGCTCACTACCTATTGCCAGCACCTGACCTTCGGTGGGTGAATTAAGATCAATTACCGGCTTTGTGGTATCACTAAGCGGATTATCACTATCACTACAAGCCGTAAACAACGACATAACCATCACTAAAAGGGAAAAAATCATCGGGAAATAAAATCTTGTTTTCATTTGAATCGTTTTTTAAAAGGTACTTTAATTAATAATTGAAAGTTTCGTCCCGGTTCAGGGATCTCCACTTTGCGGTAAAAACTGAGATGATTGTAATAACGCGTATTGAATATGTTCCGAACGGTCAGAGTAATCTCCACCTTATTTCCGGCAACAGGTAAATCAAGAGAGCCACCTATATGGAAAAGGTTCGTACCCGGAGTACGATCTTCGTTACGGTCCACCCTATTTTGACGGGCTATGTTTTGCCATTCGGCATACAGCATATAACGTTTCTTCTGCCAAGTCAGCGTATTATGCAAAGTGGCAGGCGGAGAAAAGCTCAAAGGAATATGTTCATCACAATTATAGGTATAGACATACTCACCGGATATGCGATAACTGAAAGCAGAAGAAATACGAACCTCTGCACCTGCCTCCGTTCCTGCAAACAATGCCTCCGTCTGTGTATATCGATAAATTTGTCCTGTATGGGGTAATACGGACCATTCCCCCGTAGGGCGCAGAAAGATATAATTGCTGAACCAGTTGACGAACGGAGAAACATACAGAGACAATCGTCCGTACTTCAACTGATAAGAAGCATCCATTTGCCAGCCTTGCTCGGAAGAAAGTGTGGCATCCCCTTGTTCGTGGCGGAATGTACCATGATGTACCCCATTCGAAGCCAGTTCATTCGCACCCGGCAGACGGAAACTCCGCCCAACGTTTACCTTCAGCTGATGCAGTACAGAAGGTGTCCATACCACTCCCAGCGACAGAGAATAGTCTCCGAAGCTTCTGTTTACACGACGGCTGTTCCAACGGTAGGATTCCACCTGTTCATCACTATAGCCCTGCTCTTGCAGATAAGTTGCCAGATATGGATCATCGTGGGCAAAAACATATATACGCCCATAATCATACCGTATACCTCCACTAACAGCAAGTACATTGTCCGGACGATACGTTGTAAGCCAGGATACCCCGGTAGTGAAACGCTCATATTCCGGCAGCAGAAAAGAATAGCCTGAAATTGTGTTTCTCTGAAACTGAGAATCCCATCCCATCCGATGTTCCCAGAAAGAAGAACCGATAAGCCGCCCTATCGCAGAAAAGCTGAAAGTATTCAGATTAAAACCCAGTTCCTTATCCGGATTTGTTTGTGGCAAAGGCTGACTGCCGTAATGGGTATGGAATGCACTCCATTCTTCACGATGATTATTCTGATAACCCATATCACCCGACAGGATAAACTTCTCCCAAACATATTGCTGATGAGTAGTCACTTTCAGATGGTTCACTTTACTATAGGGAAGCTCTATGTTCCGGCTATCACCGTCATCTTCCAGACGCGACACATCGGGAATTCCATGTGCACCGGGAAAGAAACCTGTCTTCTGAAATACATTGGACACGGCATAAACCGACTTATACCCTTTCTTTTGGTATTGGGTAAAGAAATTGATATTACGCTCCCAACCTGCCGTATTCTTCAGTCGACGACCATAGACCGGCATCTTCTGAGTCAGGTAGATTATCGTATCCACCGGGATACGATAATCCCCGAATCGCTGTTCGGAATAACGCAACTTCGTATACCAGGCATTCTTTTTGATGCCCAACATCAGCGAAGCGCCGAAAGTCTCGTTGACAGACTTTCCTAGAAGCGTTACATCACCAAACAACATATTCTCTGCCGGAACCTGTACGGGAGAAATGTCAATCACTCCGCCCATGGCATCGCTGCCATAAAGCAACGAAGCAGGTCCTTTCATCACACTCACGGCATCTACATTGAAAGCATCGAGTTCCAGACCATGATCTGCTCCCCACTGCTGACCTTCTTGTTTGATACCATTCTCCAATACGGCAACCCGGTTAAAGCCCATTCCCCGGATCATCGGTTTAGAAAAACCCGAGCCGATATCCATAGCTTGCACGCCCGGAATATTCTCCATCGCCTGCATAAAGTTACCTGTAAAATGTTTCCGCAAGAAATCCCGGTCAGCCACTTCAAGGGTAAGTGCAATCTTCTTATTCTGAAGTTGTTGGTAGGTTTCCGCCACCACTACTTCAGGCAAAGCTACATTACGGACTGAATCGGATTCTTGCGCATGGGCGGAAAGAGTTGTACATAACACCCCTAACACGCCCGGAATAATTCCTATACGCATTGATTACAATCTTTTTAGAATAAAACAATGAGGGGGACAAGCTCTCAAAACCTGCCTCCGCATAAATAAAGAACTATGTAATCAAGCAGTGGGAGGACCGCGCAAATAATGTGAATAAGACAGTGCATAGACAATCTTATCCTGATAAACTACTTGCTCAAAAAGGATGGGCATTAAGATACAATGGAAGTCAACCGACTGTGCTTCCGTGAAAAGAGAAAGAGAGAAGTGACAAATGGCACAATCGTCCGGCGAATGGCGCGGATGATCGGCATGGGAGCAGGAAGTGGAATGACCTTCCTCATGGTGATGAAAAGCTTTCACCACGAAGAATGGCATGAGCGACAAAATCAGCACCCATGCCACAACGGCTCTCTTCTTCCTACTACTATTCACTTCTCTTACAGATATTTTCTGAATATGCCGCGAAGATATGCATCGCAAACCGAACACGCAAACTACGACACTTAATATGTGTTACCGTTTGTAGTTTTACCAATATGTAGGTATAGCCAGCATTACTTCTTTGCTTGTTTTCTATACGCAACACAAACAGCTGCACACTATGGATGCCTAAAACTCGTCTTCTGCAAAATAAAACACAATGTTCCCGTCATAATCAATGAACCCATCGTATTTCTTCAGTTTCACATGGATGACTTTCTCCGTGCGATGCTTCACATCTATGCTTTCTCCCCAATCAGAGCTAAAGCGAAGCATTTTCCCTATAGGACTCAGCAGGAAAGGCAAAGAGGCTCCCGGGCTACCTGCCCAAGTGGAATAGCCATTGATGAACTCAATAGGTTCACCATTCCGCCTGGTCGGATCCAACATTTTATTTTCCAACTGTGCCCTGACTACATTAAAGTTCTCGTCGACAATATCCATATATCGTCTGTCTTTGAACTGTGCATAGGCATATCCCAAATAGAAGTTGCGAATATCCTCAAATTCCGGGCTTATCACCGTTCCGGTCTTGTCAATCATCACCACTCCGCCCTCTCTCTTTGCAACAGAGGCTTTTCCTTCACGGAACGGATAGGGCTCTTTACTGAATTTAGCAGGAATCACCATCTTGCCCGATACGTCAATAAATCCCCACCACCCGCCATTCTCGGTCACTTTCACAGCAGCCAGGCCTTCGCTGAAGTCCTGTACTTTCAGGTAGATGGCCGGACAAATGATTTTGCCAGCCTTATCGAAAAATCCATAACGCCTTTTCTCCATATCATAGAAGGCCGCCAAGCCATTAGAGAAAGGACGCACCTCTTCCGGGCTTTGCGCGCCCACGGTCAACATCGTCTGGACAAGCGCCGGGAATACCTCACGGCCTTGCCTGTCAATGTAAGTACACTTGGAGTATCTGTCATTCACCGTCTTTACAATCAAGGCATAACCATCTTTGTTGAAAGGAGCAGAATCTATAATCCTCGCATTGAGTTTTATAGCCCGCCCTTGCTTATTAATGACGTACCAAGTCTCAGTGCGGCCCCACATGTCACGACCGGACTTGCATACCAGGCAAGCTCCACCTCCAAATTGAGGATAACCGAAACTTTTATAATCCCATTGGTAATCAATCACTTTATTCCCCTGCTCGTCTATAAATCCCCACAAACCGGTCTCGTCGTTCTTCACGGCAAGCAAACCATCATGAAAGGCATAGTTGGTGTCATACTTGTTTAATATTACTTTTTTGGCATTCTCCCCTATCCTGATAGGAGTAAACTGGGCGGCGGCAGGCAAAACCATGCCTACTGCCAAACATATTGTTATCAAATATCTTTTCATCTTCTTATGGCAATCTAAATTTAACAGAAACCGCATATTTCACTCTGACGTTTTTACCCTTCTGCTTTCCCGGTGTCCATCGAGGCATTGACTTAATAACCCGAAGGGCTTCTGTATCCAAATCAGGATCAACGCTTGTCAGCACATATGCATTGATGATACTTCCGTCCGTGTCCACCACAAACTGCACAACAACTTTTCCCTGCGTACCGTTTTCCTGCGCACTCTTAGGATATTTCACATTCTGTGCGATATAGCGCATCAGTGCCACCTGTCCGCCGGGATACTCAGGCATCACCTCTGCATTGTCATATATCTTATTGGGATCTTCAGCCTCCGCTTCCTTTTGCAGTTCAGCCGCCAATTCAGCTTGCAGCCTGGCTCTCTCCGCTTCCTCGCGCTCATTTGTTTCTTCAACAGGAGCTATATACGGCACTTCGGAAATCTCTGTTTGAGAATCATACTCAGCCTCCTCTGTATTCTGGCTTTTACTTTCGGGTACAGACGGAGCTTCGGGCGGAATTGCAGCAATAAGCGCCTCCCAATCTGCCAGACGTTGAGCAAGGTCTCGCTGGTCTAAAAACAGATGAAAAGAACCTGACTTTTCAGTTTCTACCTGCAAGCTTCGGTCGGAAGGATTATAGGTCAATGTGAATTTCTCCTCCCCCATTGCCAATACAGCCGTATTTCCGTTTAATTGCAAAATGGAATCCACTCGATATTGTCGGAAATCCTCCTCTATCTCAATCATGAAGAAACCATATCCATATCCCTTTATATCCTTATTATACAATCCTAATTCAGCGTTTGCAAATTTTGCGCCATCTTTCGAGTTCCATTCACCTACAAACGGATGCTCCGGATCCGTCGAAGGAATTATCCTGTGTATTTTGTCTTCCAAATTGACCTTAAAAGACTTCTTTCCATTGCTCCATGTACCTGTCAAAGAATAATTTCCATCATACTCCCATAACTCCATTTGAAAAGTTCCGGTATTCTTTCCGTTGACAAACTCATTGACAACGTAATGCAATCCATCCTCTATCTTCCCACTCAACTGAATTTCCTGTTTGTTCCGTTTATAGAAATAGGTGCCATACAAAGAATCACCTTCCTGCTTTAAACACATTTGCACTTCTGATTTTCCAACCTTTCCCTCATAAAGGGCTTCTTTAATGGCGGGCACATTTACCGCTTCCACAGTCTCTCCACCCTTCAAACAAAAGAACAAAACAGACAGAAGCACCAACACTGACACGCCCCCTATTATATAGTATTTCTTGCGTGAGCCAGGCGAAGCAGGGACTTCCACCGTTTTCTGAACCGGTGGGGCTACAGGCTGAGGTTTATCATTAAAAGCATTTGCAGCAGAAGGAGAAACATCCTGCGGAGAGTATTGCTGTTTCTCTATAGACACCAACGATACAGATGAATCCGTTTCCGCATTTTCTGGATTATGATCCACTCTTGCACGTAGTTTGCGGTTCCATTCTTTACGATAAGTAACCAACAGCCAAATTTCAGCAAATAGCACTCCCCAACTTATAATGACACCGACAGTCTTTAACACCGTATCACCGGCAGAATCAGGAATAAGCTTGGCAGCGACAAGCGACAGAAGCGAAGTGACAAGAATATTAAGTACCGGATGCAGCCCCCAACAAAGAGTTTGCAACGGGTACCATTTATAGAATGAACAAAGATGACCTAAAGCTGCAACAAAGTAGGTCAATGAACAAAATATCAATAGATACGGTCCTATTCCTATCATCTGCTTTATTTCATGCCCCCAATAAGACGTCCCAGTGTCTTGGGAGCTAAGAACAACAGTCATAAGAATAAAACCAACACAGAGACCAAGACTACAATAAAAGTCCACGACACTTACAACAAAATGTTGAAAGATTTTAGACAACGTTATCTTCAAGATTCCGATAACCAATATGGCAGCAGCCATCAGAAAAATAAGGAATAAATAAAAGCCACCGGAACCTTTATCTATATTTTCCGCAACAGTGAAAGATTCAACAACTTTCCCATCTATTACGGTTTGAACCAATGGGACATAAAGAAAGACTAAAAAAACAGAAACAGCTATCAGAATATTATAGATACCGGAATTGGTGCCCGATATTTTTACATCAGAATGCATCATATTATATTGGATTATGATACAAAAAAAGGCGGAACCATTCAACCTATCCGGTCCTGAGGTATCGCCAAACATCGCGCCCAAAGAATAAGTGTAAACAGTTCACGCCCATAGAGCGCGAACTTCAACATCTTATATCTCTTGGGCTTTCCAATTGGCGATTTTCAGGACCAAGCAATAAGAGCTAAAGCTCTAATATGTATAGAAAGAACGGAAACGCTTTTCCTTTGTTTGTTATTAATAAATAGAAATCATTAAAAATTACGTAGTCCGGCATTCTGTCGGGCTACTTCCCAAAAAGGATATTTCCTTTTTACATCATAGTTTTGTCTTCTTCCATAGGCAATCCGTTTTACTGATCAAACAAGTATTTTTATCGCTTCAAAGTTAGATAATACATATAACATTACAAAATTTCACCCGACATTTATCATCAAAAAGTTTTATTCCTTCTAAAAATCCGATGCATCTCCTGCTTTCAGTACCTCCCCCCTAACGGAAGAAACTTCCCACCGCATAAAGAGGCACGTTCCCCATCACGCACAAACTCCTTACCTTTCCCCTGCAAAAAGCTTGCATATCTACTGAAGCATGATTACCTTTGCCGCTCAAGATGGCATCTTGTGCAGTATGAGATACTATCTTGAACAACACAAGATGCCATCTTGAGCAGCAAAGCAAAGGGAGTTATGGTTCATAGGGAAACGAGTTTCAAGCGTTAAGTCCCTATGCAGCTGACATTAAGAAGCATAGCTATCATCAACAACATCAATCAACAGGAACAAGGATATGGGAATGATTTATTTAGTAAGAAAGAAACTCTTCCGCTCCAAGGAAGGAATGAAACAACTGTATTACGCTGTGCAGCGCACTCTGCAACCGCGCGGCGGAGTGACAACCGAAAAGCTGGCACAACGCATGGCCCACCGTAAAGGCATGAGTGAGGGCGACGTACAAAGCGTACTGGTGGACCTGCCCAAATACATAGAGGAAGCGCTCAGAGAAGGCGAGTCCGTCACCATCAGAGGCCTCGGCTCCTTCAACCTCGCCATAACCAGCGAAGGCTTCGAACATCCCGACGACGTGATGCCGGGCAAGGTGCAGGTTTCACGCATCTACTTCAAACCGGACCGCTCGTTGGTGGGAAGGCTACGCCAAAACATGGATTTCTTCCGTTACCCGCTGAGCAAGTACTTCCCCCACGAAATGCTGCGCCCCGAAACGCTGGAACGCGAACGGGTACATACCCCAAATACGCCGGAAGACGAAGCAAAGGACACCGGAACGGTAACAGACTGAAAGAACTGAAAGTAGCCCACGACCGGACATTTCAGCGTAAACACCTTACACACAACAGCCTGAAAGCTGATGAAAGAAATGAAAGCATAAAACAACCTGATTATCGTACAAACCACGCCTAAAAATGCAAGAAGTCATTTAAAACAAATCTTAATCTTCTGCAAGCGAGACAAAAAAGATATTTCAATTCAAGATTATTACGTATATTTGCAAGCTAAATTAAGAGAACGAAAAAGTGCCGCAAGAAGCCGGAATGAAAATCAAACGGCTTGGAGTTATTAACAAAATAGGCGACTTATCAACAGATTTTGCAATCTTTCTCTTTTTTAGTAGGCGCAATACGGAATTATCACTTATTTCGCTGCCAATAAACACTAAGATTATGGGAAAAATAATTGCTTTGGCAAATCAAAAAGGTGGTGTAGGAAAGACTACGACTACGATTAATCTCGCAGCTTCACTCGCTACCCTGGAAAAGAAAGTGCTCGTTGTGGATGCAGACCCGCAGGCAAACGCCTCTTCCGGTTTGGGTGTCGACATCAAGCAGGCGGAATGCACTATTTACGAATGCATTATCGACCGGGCCGATGTCCGCGAAGCTATCCACGACACGGAGATTGATACACTGAAAGTGATATCCTCCCACATAAACTTGGTAGGCGCCGAAATAGAGATGCTCAACCTGAAAAACAGGGAAAAGATTTTGAAAGAAGTGCTTGCCCCACTGAAGGAAGAGTTTGATTATATCTTGATAGACTGTTCACCTTCACTGGGACTGATTACCATCAACGCGCTCACCGCAGCCGACTCCGTGATTATCCCCGTACAGGCGGAATACTTTGCACTGGAAGGTATCAGCAAACTGTTGAACACCATCAAGATTATCAAGTCGAAACTGAACCCGGCACTCGAAATCGAAGGTTTCCTGCTGACGATGTACGACTCGCGCCTGCGTCAGGCCAACCAGATTTATGACGAAGTGAAACGCCACTTCCAGGAATTGGTGTTCGACACCGTCATACAGCGCAACGTCAAATTGAGCGAAGCCCCAAGCTACGGTCTGCCCACCATCCTGTATGACGCAGACTCCACCGGAGCCAAGAATCACATGGCACTTGCCAAAGAACTGATAAGCCATAACAATTAACCAAAAACGAAGAACCATGGCACAAAAAAGAAATGCATTAGGACGCGGGCTGGACGCCCTGCTCTCAATGGACGAAGTGCAGACCGAAGGCTCTTCTTCCATCAACGAAATAGAGTTGTCGAAGATTGTCGTCAACCCGAACCAGCCGCGTCATGAATTTGACGAGACTGCCCTTCAGGAACTTGCCGATTCAATCTCTGAGATAGGTATCATTCAGCCCATCACCCTACGCAAGCTGTCAGACGATGAATATCAGATCATCGCAGGCGAACGCCGTTTCCGTGCTTCACAACTCGCCGGACTGAAAAGTATTCCCGCCTATATCCGTACTGCCGATGACGAGAACGTCATGGAAATGGCGCTTATCGAGAATATACAACGTGAAGACTTGAACTCTGTGGAAATAGCCCTTGCCTACCAACATCTGTTGGAACAATACGGACTCACACAAGAACGCCTTAGCGAACGTGTCGGTAAAAAACGTACAACAATTGCCAACTACCTGCGTTTATTGAAATTGCCCGCCCCCATTCAGATGGCGTTGCAGAACAAGCAGATAGACATGGGACATGCCCGTGCGCTTGTAACATTGGGTGATCCGAAGTTGCAAGTGAAGATATTCGAAGAAATCATCGAGCACGGATATTCCGTACGTAAGGTGGAAGAAATAGTAAAATCCCTGAGTGAAGGCGAAGCCGTGAAAAGCGGTGGACGCAAAATCGCTCCCAAACGTGCCAAACTGCCGGAAGAATTCAACATGCTGAAACAACAGCTTTCGGGCTTCTTCAGCACCAAAGTGCAGCTGACCTGTTCGGAAAAAGGAAAAGGTAAAATCAGTATCCCGTTCAATAACGAAGAAGAATTGGAACGTATTATCGGCATACTCGATACTCTTAAAAAATAAATGACGAAAGGAACAAGAACATATCAATGGTGTATCGCCCTGCTGCTTTGCTTCGTGCAGACGGCAGGGATTGCTATGTATGGGCAGAACCGTCCGCGTGCCGCTGCCAAACGGCAACAATTGGAGCATGCAGACTCACTGAAAAGACTGCCGCAAGTAGCTCCGGACAGCCTGAATGTACAAACAGAATCTGCCCTGCAACGGGTTTCGGCTGCTGACAGCCTTGCCATAGCCGACAGCATTGCTGCCGAAAACAAAAAGCGTCTGCTGGAAATGACTTCCAGTACTACCCCACAAGTGTCTCCTACACCAACAGACAGTATAAACGGGGCACTTAACAAGAAAGTATTTATCCCCAACCCGACCAAGGCAACATGGCTCGCCCTGGTTATCCCCGGTGGCGGACAAATCTATAACCGTAAATACTGGAAGTTACCTATTATATATGGTGGATTTGCTGGATGTGCTTATGCGCTAACCTGGAACAACAAGATGTATAAAGACTACATGCAAGCCTATAAAGATGCCGCTCTTGGCAACTGGGAAGCCAACAGTATTCATGATCTTTTGCCACCCGGATATTTGGACAGAACCCCCAAAACACAGATAACAGAAACCCTCCGAAAACGAAAGGATACGTACAGGCGCTATCGTGACCTGAGTATTTTTGCTTTCATCGGCGTTTACCTGATATCAGTTATTGATGCCTATGTAGATGCGGAACTGTCTAATTTCGATATAACCCCCGACCTAAGTATGCGGGTAGAACCTGCCGTAATCAACAGCCAATACAGTATAGGCAGCTCCAACAAATCTGTCGGAGTGCAATGTAGTTTCCGTTTTTAATGAATTAAGCTATACCAAAGAATAATCACACATGAAGAATAAATCTGTAAATATGAAGAAGTTTATCGCTACTCCGTTTCTGTTTTGTCTATCACTTTTCGCCTTCCAGGCGCAAGCTCAGGAAAGTGTAGAAGTAGTGATCCGTGACAACGGAACAGAACGTCAGGAAAGCATTGAACTCCCCCAAAGTATGACTTATCCGCTGGACAGTCTGCTCAATGACTGGAAAGCCAAAAATTACATTGATTTAGGTAAAGATTGCAGTACCTCCACAGAGAACCCACTCTTTAGTGACTCTGTTTATATCGACCGCCTCAGCCGCATTCCTGCTGTAATGGAAATGCCTTATAATGAGATTGTACGTAAATTCATCGACATGTACACAGGACGTTTACGTAATAACGTATCATTCATGTTGAGCGCCTGCAACTTTTATATGCCCATCTTCGAAGAAGCACTCGATGCCTATGGATTACCGCTCGAACTCAGATACTTGCCTATCATTGAATCTGCGCTGAACCCTTCTGCCAGATCCCGTGTAGGCGCTTCCGGTTTGTGGCAGTTCATGCTGGCTACCGGAAAGATGTACGGATTGGAAAGCAACAGTCTTATCGACGAACGTTGTGATCCTATCAAGGCCACGTGGGCAGCCGCCCGCTACTTGAAAGACCTGTACGCCATTTATCAAGACTGGAATCTGGTGATCGCTGCTTACAATTGCGGACCAGGCACTATAAACAAAGCAATCCGCCGTGCCGGAGGTAAAACTGATTATTGGGAAATCTATAATTTCCTGCCCAAAGAGACCCGCGGGTATGTGCCTGCGTTCATTGCCGCCAATTATGTGATGACTTACTATTGCAAGCACAACATCTGTCCCATGGAAACTAATATCCCCGATGCTACAGATACTATACAAGTAACAAAAAACTTACATTTCGAACAGCTTGCCGATATTTGTGGCGTTAGCATGGAAGAAATCAAAAGCCTTAATCCTCAGTATAAGAAGAATATAATTCCCGGTGACAGCAAGACGCAAACTCTTCGTCTGCCTATGAATTACATCAGTACATTTATCGACAGCCAGGATACTATCTACGCCCACCGTGCGAATGAATTATTCAAAAACCGCAGAACCGTAGCCATCTCCGAACCCCGTTC
The nucleotide sequence above comes from Bacteroides intestinalis DSM 17393. Encoded proteins:
- the surE gene encoding 5'/3'-nucleotidase SurE, translated to MENQRPLILISNDDGVIAKGISELIKFLRPLGEIVVMAPDAPRSGNASALTVTEPIHYQLVRKDVGLTIYKCSGSPVDCVKLAFHTVLDRKPDLVVGGINHGDNSAVNVHYSGTMGVVIEGCLKGVPSIGYSLCCHDPNPDFEPSGPYIREIARQVLEKGLPPLTCLNVNFPNVKELKGVKVCEQSKGQWTNEWENFAHRGDTHYYWLTGEFQNTDPDNEKNDHWALDNGYVAITPTTVDVTAYNLIDELQSWF
- the lpxB gene encoding lipid-A-disaccharide synthase; the protein is MKYYLIVGEASGDLHASHLMAALKVEDPQAEFRFFGGDLMAAVGGTMVKHYKELAYMGFIPVLLHLRTIFANMRRCKEDIVAWQPDVVILVDYPGFNLSIAKFLRAKTHIPVYYYISPKIWAWKEYRIKNIKRDVDELFSILPFEVEFFEDKHHYPIHYVGNPTVDEVTLFRAEHPETFDDFVRENNLNSKPIIALLAGSRKQEIKDNLPDMLRAASAFPEYQLVLAGAPGISPDYYHEYIGDAKVNILFSQTYRLLQQAEAALVTSGTATLEAALFRVPQAVCYHTPIGKVVSFLRRHILTVKYISLVNLIANREVVKELVADTMTVEQARAELERILYDKDYRQRMLDGYEYMAARLGDAGAPKRAAQEMVRLLRK
- a CDS encoding WG repeat-containing protein, encoding MKRYLITICLAVGMVLPAAAQFTPIRIGENAKKVILNKYDTNYAFHDGLLAVKNDETGLWGFIDEQGNKVIDYQWDYKSFGYPQFGGGACLVCKSGRDMWGRTETWYVINKQGRAIKLNARIIDSAPFNKDGYALIVKTVNDRYSKCTYIDRQGREVFPALVQTMLTVGAQSPEEVRPFSNGLAAFYDMEKRRYGFFDKAGKIICPAIYLKVQDFSEGLAAVKVTENGGWWGFIDVSGKMVIPAKFSKEPYPFREGKASVAKREGGVVMIDKTGTVISPEFEDIRNFYLGYAYAQFKDRRYMDIVDENFNVVRAQLENKMLDPTRRNGEPIEFINGYSTWAGSPGASLPFLLSPIGKMLRFSSDWGESIDVKHRTEKVIHVKLKKYDGFIDYDGNIVFYFAEDEF
- a CDS encoding TonB-dependent receptor; the encoded protein is MRIGIIPGVLGVLCTTLSAHAQESDSVRNVALPEVVVAETYQQLQNKKIALTLEVADRDFLRKHFTGNFMQAMENIPGVQAMDIGSGFSKPMIRGMGFNRVAVLENGIKQEGQQWGADHGLELDAFNVDAVSVMKGPASLLYGSDAMGGVIDISPVQVPAENMLFGDVTLLGKSVNETFGASLMLGIKKNAWYTKLRYSEQRFGDYRIPVDTIIYLTQKMPVYGRRLKNTAGWERNINFFTQYQKKGYKSVYAVSNVFQKTGFFPGAHGIPDVSRLEDDGDSRNIELPYSKVNHLKVTTHQQYVWEKFILSGDMGYQNNHREEWSAFHTHYGSQPLPQTNPDKELGFNLNTFSFSAIGRLIGSSFWEHRMGWDSQFQRNTISGYSFLLPEYERFTTGVSWLTTYRPDNVLAVSGGIRYDYGRIYVFAHDDPYLATYLQEQGYSDEQVESYRWNSRRVNRSFGDYSLSLGVVWTPSVLHQLKVNVGRSFRLPGANELASNGVHHGTFRHEQGDATLSSEQGWQMDASYQLKYGRLSLYVSPFVNWFSNYIFLRPTGEWSVLPHTGQIYRYTQTEALFAGTEAGAEVRISSAFSYRISGEYVYTYNCDEHIPLSFSPPATLHNTLTWQKKRYMLYAEWQNIARQNRVDRNEDRTPGTNLFHIGGSLDLPVAGNKVEITLTVRNIFNTRYYNHLSFYRKVEIPEPGRNFQLLIKVPFKKRFK
- a CDS encoding DUF4625 domain-containing protein, which translates into the protein MKTRFYFPMIFSLLVMVMSLFTACSDSDNPLSDTTKPVIDLNSPTEGQVLAIGSEHGVHFEMELSDDVMLKSYKIEIHNNFDHHSHDTRATGTTVDFTFNRSYDVSEQRTAHIHHHDIVIPANATPGDYHLMVYCTDAAGNEAHVARNIVLSTTGGDDRHH